The Pseudophryne corroboree isolate aPseCor3 chromosome 2, aPseCor3.hap2, whole genome shotgun sequence genome has a segment encoding these proteins:
- the LOC135002372 gene encoding paraneoplastic antigen Ma1 homolog translates to MNQYTSSEAFDWCTRKGVNPERSFVLCGDLTDITEGTIMTEMLFLFGVKQPKIADKQFRESGELCAVLISTSQDLESELLPKVVAVRSNPERRWKIIWPEKDSSERAAEPLIEGDLSSPDRGDLSAARGESSQSPGIEEKLGNQLEVIADKVVHQLERWHYEGSYRRLRIFSGMLPVPTGEEPYEAWREAAIQQSEEWHCPDHIKKQRIVESLRGPAMGIIQATRKSNPEATVADYFQALEYTYGTLEDVGDLVARFNHTYQETGEKLSQYVYRLDKIIYKIVDKGGLSPAEVNSSRLTQVIRGALTTDPVAQRLRCTSLLLGSPTLNDLIKEITQEEALITNREKTHTKAVKVVVPSPEAQVSRDDKLLTLVEEQNKKMDQLILALNQRVAPSNVASRNSTRGLTNGRGTFRRSGDVTSRGCFRCGQLGHRVVNCPFGWGTPEAGTNGQLDNVSFQGNDSGRLAGPSPSPRN, encoded by the coding sequence ATGAATCAATATACAAGTAGTGAAGCATTTGATTGGTGTACAAGAAAGGGAGTGAATCCAGAAAGGAGTTTTGTATTATGTGGGGATCTCACAGACATCACCGAGGGAACAATTATGACAGAGATGTTATTTTTGTTTGGGGTAAAACAACCAAAGATTGCTGATAAGCAGTTTAGGGAAAGCGGAGAGTTGTGCGCTGTATTAATATCTACTAGCCAAGATTTAGAGTCTGAGTTGTTGCCTAAGgtggtggctgtgagatctaacccAGAACGCAGGTGGAAAATTATATGGCCTGAAAAGGACAGCAGTGAAAGGGCTGCTGAACCCTTAATTGAGGGTGATTTGTCCTCTCCGGATAGAGGAGATCTTTCTGCAGCTAGGGGAGAAAGTAGTCAATCACCAGGTATTGAAGAAAAGTTAGGGAATCAGTTGGAAGTTATAGCTgataaagtagtacatcaattAGAAAGGTGGCATTATGAGGGTAGCTATAGACGATTGAGGATTTTCTCAGGAATGCTTCCTGTACCTACTGGCGAGGAACCATATGAGGCCTGGAGGGAAGCAGCTATACAGCAGTCGGAAGAGTGGCATTGCCCTGATCACATAAAGAAACAAAGAATTGTAGAAAGTTTACGGGGACCTGCCATGGGAATCATTCAGGCCACTAGAAAGAGTAATCCTGAGGCCACTGTGGCTGACTACTTCCAGGCCTTAGAATACACCTATGGGACCTTAGAAGACGTAGGTGATTTGGTTGCTAGATTCAACCATACATATCAAGAGACAGGGGAAAAGTTGTCGCAATATGTATATAGGTTGGATAAAATAATTTATAAAATAGTAGATAAAGGAGGATTATCTCCTGCTGAGGTTAATAGTAGTAGGTTGACCCAAGTAATTCGAGGAGCATTAACGACTGACCCTGTGGCTCAGCGATTGCGGTGTACTTCGTTATTGTTAGGAAGTCCCAcccttaatgatttaattaaggAAATTACCCAGGAAGAAGCTTTAATTACCAATAGGGAAAAAACCCATACCAAAGCCGTAAAAGTCGTAGTACCCTCCCCTGAGGCTCAAGTGTCACGGGATGACAAGTTACTCACTTTGgtagaggaacaaaataaaaaaatggaccagCTTATTCTGGCTTTAAACCAAAGGGTGGCACCGTCCAATGTAGCTTCCCGTAATTCTACTAGAGGGCTTACCAATGGTAGGGGAACGTTTaggagaagtggagatgttacatcAAGGGGGTGTTTCCGATGTGGACAGCTAGGGCATAGGGTAGTGAACTGTCCCTTTGGCTGGGGTACCCCTGAAGCAGGAACTAATGGTCAGTTAGATAATGTTTCTTTTCAGGGAAACGACAGTGGGAGGTTGGCGGGCCCCTCGCCGTCTCCCAGAAATTAG